A window of the Fulvia fulva chromosome 3, complete sequence genome harbors these coding sequences:
- a CDS encoding Gibberellin cluster GA4 desaturase, with translation MGEAESQHTYGIFRFCEPDLSVPAEERAIFAGPANIRAAEEKIQLRDFSTSNDIAKGAEGLDVQAFTYIKHKSSLAGEELLQGTNAEDIYAPEAIDLILKLTGAARGVVHNLTFRREAATRQADINHVIKAGGERDQAIKALPQDRIFVVGRDTSSSDEPSREAHCDMTLESLRDTLTMCRKDVSEFAKPVAEAIAMRAQGAVVRVPRYAAYSVWVRLSLLSRTSTPECSQANCITSVPSRPSNATPLQSSTTAASIHPSLPITTFRVPSAVTENGEYIVKAWLHGPPRDPEKLKWYWMPNQTPEDVCIIKFSDSASEEDPNTAAGCIHCSPIVLGTENEEVRQSVECWVYAFWD, from the exons ATGGGCGAAGCAGAGTCTCAACACACCTACGGCATCTTCCGCTTCTGTGAACCAGACCTCTCAGTCCCAGCCGAAGAACGAGCCATCTTCGCAGGTCCAGCCAACATCCGAGCCGCAGAGGAGAAGATCCAGCTGCGCGACTTCAGCACCTCAAATGACATCGCCAAAGGCGCCGAAGGCCTCGATGTACAGGCTTTCACATACATCAAGCACAAGTCCTCCTTGGCTGGAGAAGAGCTTCTGCAAGGCACCAACGCGGAGGATATTTATGCTCCCGAGGCAATCGACCTCATCTTGAAGCTGACGGGTGCCGCTCGTGGTGTTGTGCATAATTTGACGTTCAGACGAGAGGCGGCTACGAGGCAGGCTGATATCAACCATGTGATCAAGGCGGGAGGGGAGAGGGATCAGGCTATTAAGGCTCTGCCTCAGGATCGGATTTTTG TGGTCGGTCGAGATACGTCGTCGTCCGATGAGCCTTCACGAGAGGCTCACTGCGACATGACGTTGGAGTCTCTGCGAGATACATTGACGATGTGCAGGAAGGACGTTTCCGAATTTGCCAAGCCAGTTGCCGAAGCGATAGCGATGCGTGCTCAAGGAGCAGTGGTACGAGTGCCACGTTATGCTGCATACAGTGTTTGGGTAAGGCTCTCGTTGCTGTCACGAACATCAACCCCCGAATGTTCTCAAGCTAATTGCATCACCAGCGTCCCCTCAAGACCGTCAAACGCGACCCCATTGCAGTCCTCGACTACCGCAGCATCGATCCATCCGAGCCTCCCCATCACCACCTTCCGCGTACCCAGCGCAGTTACGGAGAATGGCGAGTACATTGTCAAAGCGTGGCTGCACGGTCCACCACGAGATCCTGAGAAGCTGAAGTGGTATTGGATGCCAAATCAGACCCCTGAGGATGTCTGCATCATCAAGTTCTCGGACTCTGCATCGGAGGAGGATCCGAATACTGCGGCTGGGTGTATCCATTGCTCGCCTATTGTGTTGGGAACGGAGAACGAGGAGGTGAGGCAGAGTGTTGAGTGTTGGGTTTATGCGTTTTGGGATTAG
- a CDS encoding Fe-regulated protein 8, with amino-acid sequence MLFCVLILLMLHMASALKNVVVVGGSYVGINAARELMSIIPASHRVLLVEPHTHFNHVFTFPRFAILPGYEQKAFVPYNGVFTPSSRHSTVAARATHVHPDHLVIDKKWNGSNKIPFDYLVLATGTRLAAPSMMPYDDDASSVKYLQAYQSQLAASTSVAIIGGGAVGVQMALDLKEIYPEKRVTLVHSRENLMHQFHSDFHNILKDAFEEKGIELITQARAKVPEGGFRNDGETVDVELTNGQRVSAEFVILATGQRPNNGMIQSLATKNPDGLINPANGFIRINKTLQIQDDQYPNIFAVGDIADTGLHKAARPGAAQAKVVASNILSLIEGQKATAEYQNSPRAIHLSMGLKRNIVFRNPDEASGNTQPMIKEKFDGREDMNVEGMWERLNVAIRKPVEQEIRAEL; translated from the exons ATGCTCTTTTGTGTACTCATTCTATTGATGCTTCACATGGCTTCTGCACTCAAGAACGTTGTGGTCGTTGGCGGCAGTTATGTTGGCATC AATGCAGCTCGTGAGCTCATGAGCATCATACCGGCATCTCATAGAGTCCTCCTTGTTGAGCCTCATACTCACTTCAACCACGTCTTCACCTTC CCCAGATTCGCCATACTGCCAGGCTATGAGCAGAAGGCATTCGTTCCGTACAATGGCGTGTTCACGCCATCATCACGACACAGCACTGTAGCTGCTCGAGCTACTCACGTTCACCCAGATCATCTCGTGATCGACAAGAAATGGAATGGCTCAAACAAAATACCATTCGACTATCTGGTCCTGGCAACTGGCACCCGTCTGGCGGCTCCCTCGATGATGCCGTATGATGACGATGCATCTTCGGTCAAGTATCTGCAAGCATACCAGAGTCAGCTTGCTGCTTCTACATCTGTGGCGATCATCGGGGGTGGTGCCGTTGGGGTGCAGATGGCTCTAGATCTCAAGGAGATTTACCCAGAGAAGAGAGTCACCCTTGTCCACTCCCGTGAGAACCTGATGCATCAGTTCCATAGCGACTTCCACAACATCCTCAAGGACGCTTTCGAGGAGAAAGGCATCGAGCTGATCACCCAGGCCCGAGCCAAGGTCCCTGAAGGTGGCTTCCGTAATGACGGCGAGACTGTCGACGTTGAGCTCACGAACGGTCAGCGAGTCTCAGCAGAGTTTGTTATACTGGCTACCGGGCAAAGGCCGAACAATGGGATGATTCAAAGTCTGGCGACGAAGAACCCGGACGGCTTAATCAACCCAGCAAATGGTTTTATTCGCATCAACAAGACTCTGCAGATTCAGGACGACCAGTACCCCAACATCTTCGCGGTCGGCGACATCGCAGACACAGGCCTCCACAAAGCCGCAAGACCCGGTGCAGCACAGGCCAAGGTCGTGGCCAGCAATATCTTATCACTCATCGAAGGTCAGAAAGCCACAGCAGAGTACCAAAACTCACCGAGAGCGATCCATTTGAGCATGGGTCTCAAACGTAACATCGTCTTCCGCAACCCCGATGAGGCTTCAGGCAATACCCAGCCGATGATCAAGGAGAAGTTCGACGGCCGAGAAGATATGAATGTGGAGGGCATGTGGGAGAGGCTTAATGTGGCAATCAGGAAGCCTGTTGAACAAGAGATCCGAGCTGAGCTGTGA